One region of Ananas comosus cultivar F153 linkage group 9, ASM154086v1, whole genome shotgun sequence genomic DNA includes:
- the LOC109715589 gene encoding uncharacterized protein LOC109715589 isoform X2, translating to MGSCVGGLAKHRSLSDKNLGVTQRRKFGQASKGKRRQWFSSPEAMENNSITISHSFEAHISSGPTCANENIKISEENGNSSLFVNQAWNEMRKEWIGDQSRKPRRAPREPIISWCTTYDDLLSTSQRFPQPIPLSEMVDFLVDIWQEEGLYD from the exons ATGGG TAGCTGTGTTGGAGGCTTAGCTAAACACCGATCACTTTCTGATAAAAACCTAGGAGTAACTCAAAGGAGGAAATTTGGCCAAGCATCCAAAGGCAAGAGACGGCAATGGTTTTCGAGTCCGGAGGCAATGGAGAATAATAGCATCACCATTTCTCATTCATTTGAAGCACACATCTCTTCCGGCCCCACTTGTGCTAATGAAAACATCAAGATTTCAGAGGAAAATGGGAACAGTTCTTTGTTTGTCAACCAAG CTTGGAATGAGATGAGGAAAGAGTGGATAGGAGATCAATCTAGAAAACCTCGCAGAGCTCCAAGAGAACCAATTATAAG CTGGTGTACAACATATGATGATCTCCTATCAACCAGTCAGCGTTTTCCGCAACCAATTCCATTATCT GAGATGGTAGATTTTTTGGTCGACATATGGCAAGAGGAAGGGCTTTACGATTAG
- the LOC109715589 gene encoding uncharacterized protein LOC109715589 isoform X1, whose product MGSCVGGLAKHRSLSDKNLGVTQRRKFGQASKGKRRQWFSSPEAMENNSITISHSFEAHISSGPTCANENIKISEENGNSSLFVNQAVVAWNEMRKEWIGDQSRKPRRAPREPIISWCTTYDDLLSTSQRFPQPIPLSEMVDFLVDIWQEEGLYD is encoded by the exons ATGGG TAGCTGTGTTGGAGGCTTAGCTAAACACCGATCACTTTCTGATAAAAACCTAGGAGTAACTCAAAGGAGGAAATTTGGCCAAGCATCCAAAGGCAAGAGACGGCAATGGTTTTCGAGTCCGGAGGCAATGGAGAATAATAGCATCACCATTTCTCATTCATTTGAAGCACACATCTCTTCCGGCCCCACTTGTGCTAATGAAAACATCAAGATTTCAGAGGAAAATGGGAACAGTTCTTTGTTTGTCAACCAAG CTGTTGTAGCTTGGAATGAGATGAGGAAAGAGTGGATAGGAGATCAATCTAGAAAACCTCGCAGAGCTCCAAGAGAACCAATTATAAG CTGGTGTACAACATATGATGATCTCCTATCAACCAGTCAGCGTTTTCCGCAACCAATTCCATTATCT GAGATGGTAGATTTTTTGGTCGACATATGGCAAGAGGAAGGGCTTTACGATTAG
- the LOC109715589 gene encoding uncharacterized protein LOC109715589 isoform X3, producing the protein MENNSITISHSFEAHISSGPTCANENIKISEENGNSSLFVNQAVVAWNEMRKEWIGDQSRKPRRAPREPIISWCTTYDDLLSTSQRFPQPIPLSEMVDFLVDIWQEEGLYD; encoded by the exons ATGGAGAATAATAGCATCACCATTTCTCATTCATTTGAAGCACACATCTCTTCCGGCCCCACTTGTGCTAATGAAAACATCAAGATTTCAGAGGAAAATGGGAACAGTTCTTTGTTTGTCAACCAAG CTGTTGTAGCTTGGAATGAGATGAGGAAAGAGTGGATAGGAGATCAATCTAGAAAACCTCGCAGAGCTCCAAGAGAACCAATTATAAG CTGGTGTACAACATATGATGATCTCCTATCAACCAGTCAGCGTTTTCCGCAACCAATTCCATTATCT GAGATGGTAGATTTTTTGGTCGACATATGGCAAGAGGAAGGGCTTTACGATTAG